TCGAAGGACGTCAGTGCCAGGGACTACTTTTGTACATCTGGGCTATCGTCTGTGCTGCATACAAAACGTGGGTTTCAAGGGTTGCCCAGGGTGATTAAGGAGTTCCAGGTGTGTGGCCTTGCACACGTTGCTGGAGAAGGCTGGGATTCAAATCCATTTTGCAGGCCCAGCGTCTATCAGCAGTGCATGAGTAAGGTGCACAGTGAGTTCGAAacgcggcgtccgcgtccgGTTGAGCTTTCTAGTCTTGCTTTACATCTGAATCCATGCGTAGAGATTGGGAGAGACGAGCCCATCCGTCAACCCCGCTTTCTCTTTGTCAAAGAGTGTGCCGTTGTACTTTCACCGACGATGGCAACTGCATTTTGTAAACTGGATGACTAAGAAAACTCCGGGGCACAGCGGGTAACCGGGGCTAATGTGCCTAGTCGTCCTCGCAGTCAGGCAACGTTGAATTGGTTCTGCATGCTCTAGGCTCGGGCAGAGAAACGCGAGATGCAGAGGTCCCGGGTGGGAAGAAAGAAATGGTACGTCGCAGAGTCGCAGGTCGCGCATGTGAATATCGAAATGAGCGCCTCTCTGGCCTGCGAGGGACTGGGTGTCGCTGCACACGAAAACATGACCTCGTACTGAACACGGCCCTGGTCGACACGGCGGCCCACGAATGCGCCGAGGACAAGGCATATTCTTCTACACATGCAAGCCCACACACATACACTTCCATTTCTCCTGGCATGCCTTCAGTGAGGGCTGCATCTCGTGCGCATCTCCGGGCGGAGTGTCTTGTTTGGACGGTCGCCTCCGAGCTACACAGACAGGCGCAGTTTCCTGCAGTCTCCAGGAGGAAAGGAAAGCATCGCATATCGTCTTCATTCGCACTCTGTGCGGGTGGGGATAAGACGAAGACCTCCGCGTTCCCGTCCTGCCGGTCTTAACCATGTGACGCCGATTCGTCAGCGTGAGCTGAACAACTGCCCAGATGGATAGTCGCAGAACAGGGAAACCCAGAAAACGCAGTCGCCTCTCCAATAAGTGTCTCCTGTCCCTCTCAGATCACTCTGAAGGACCTTCCCGTGGAACCTGCCAGGACGGTCCTTATGGCCTATGGAGTTACCATCCAGCGTATCTCAGTTTGATGATTTTCGAATGCGGTTCTTATGGAACAAGCATACTCCCTTGTATCTGCAGGTCTGAATCGATCTCATTTGTTTTTCCTCGCTGCACATTCTCGGTGCTTCTGATCGCCAAATAGCACAGTCGTTACTGCTTTGATAATACCAAGCGTTTGCGAACCTGCGTCGGCTTCTCTGGCTTTTCCTGTTCGGTTTCTTTTTCCGTTAAAGAAGCCGAGCCAGCACCAGCCTCGGTGCAGGGCGCCGCAGTGTCCTCTGTTTCTTTCCCCTCGGCGGCCTTACGGTCTCCAGAATACTTCTGCTCCAAGTCACTCTGTGTGGAAATGTAGACTCTCATGCAGTACAGGGAGAAGCACAGCTGCGCGACCACCGCAGCAAGACTGAACCACCCGCGGATATTCCGGGATGCTATAGCGACTTTCGCCATCCATTCAGGTTCCTGTGGAACGCTTCCATCTGTATGCGCCGGAGATTCGGATTTCTCTGTCGGCATTTCAAGAGACTCCGGGTCGCCCTCCGGAGAGAATTCATCGAAGGTAACCGCCCAAAACGTGACTTGGATCACGCGGGAAACTACAAGGCAGAACAGGAACTGCCTCCACAGTCTTCGCGCCAGAACAGGGTTTCTGTGGTAGCGATGATCCACAAGGATTGCGTCGTCGTTCTCCGTCAGCGCGGTCCTTTGGTCCTCCTTTTTATGAGCAGCGGGCTGCCGCGCTGTGCGAACCGCGAACAATTGCCTTCGGAGAAAAGGAATGAAGGCCAGGGTCTCAGCGTACATGGCGAATGACCATGCAAAGTCTTCGAGAAAGCTTTCATTCAAGTCATGCTTGAGAACAAGGCCACACACGACGGCTGCCACGAAGATAAATCGGCACCCCGATGTGAACGTTGCCTTCTGGTCGTTTAGTTGGATGGTCGTCTCGCCGTCTTTTCCTTGAGTAGATTCAGCGACGGTTCTTTCTGTGATGTGCTGACACTGTCGACAGCTTACGGAAAcaacgccgaggagaagcacCAACAAGAGAGCAGAGAAGACCTCCAGTGTCTGGTAAAGCCAGTCACCTGACCGGTCGATAGGCAGATAGGCAGGACGGCTCAAGTTACACGCCACACGAGCAAGAATGGCAAGTGCAAAGACAGCGGCGCTCTTGGGGCACGCAGAACCTCCACACAAGAGATGAACTATGGATGCAGTGTGGAACGAAGTGCGTGAGGATGCTGTCGAAGCCCCGTCTGCACCCGAGGCCGAGTACGTTTGGCAGAATGCCTGTGTTACGCTGTAGCAGACGCGTGCGTGGAACACAAGAAAAACTGTGGAGAGCATGAAGACGGCTGCGGAAAGGGTAAGAAGAGCAGAGATTTCTCCGTCGCAAAAACAAAAGTACGCAGTGCTACAACTGCAGAAGAACGCTAACCAGATGCAAGTTTCACTGGAACTCCACGAGGAAGGTATCTCGTGAGGAGGACGTTCGGTGAACTTCCCAGTTCCTCCGCTGGCTAACGGCATATCAGAGGACGAACAAGAAGGTCCACGACTCGCGCCAGGCGAGCAGTTCTGCTTCTGAACTGTGTTCCCATTAGTTTCCGCAGTCGTCATCTCCTGACTGGGAGACACAAGGGTAGCCTTTCTCATGTTTCCGGAACAAGGAAAGACAGACAGCCGAAGACATAAAGGAGCACTGATTGATGTTCTAGAATCTCAAGCCACAGCAGCCGCTC
This portion of the Besnoitia besnoiti strain Bb-Ger1 chromosome VII, whole genome shotgun sequence genome encodes:
- a CDS encoding hypothetical protein (encoded by transcript BESB_076880); this translates as MRKATLVSPSQEMTTAETNGNTVQKQNCSPGASRGPSCSSSDMPLASGGTGKFTERPPHEIPSSWSSSETCIWLAFFCSCSTAYFCFCDGEISALLTLSAAVFMLSTVFLVFHARVCYSVTQAFCQTYSASGADGASTASSRTSFHTASIVHLLCGGSACPKSAAVFALAILARVACNLSRPAYLPIDRSGDWLYQTLEVFSALLLVLLLGVVSVSCRQCQHITERTVAESTQGKDGETTIQLNDQKATFTSGCRFIFVAAVVCGLVLKHDLNESFLEDFAWSFAMYAETLAFIPFLRRQLFAVRTARQPAAHKKEDQRTALTENDDAILVDHRYHRNPVLARRLWRQFLFCLVVSRVIQVTFWAVTFDEFSPEGDPESLEMPTEKSESPAHTDGSVPQEPEWMAKVAIASRNIRGWFSLAAVVAQLCFSLYCMRVYISTQSDLEQKYSGDRKAAEGKETEDTAAPCTEAGAGSASLTEKETEQEKPEKPTQVRKRLVLSKQ